In Rutidosis leptorrhynchoides isolate AG116_Rl617_1_P2 chromosome 2, CSIRO_AGI_Rlap_v1, whole genome shotgun sequence, one genomic interval encodes:
- the LOC139888475 gene encoding uncharacterized protein produces MKILSINIRGLKKEGKVAWARELISKTNPVITVLQETMCRKVSDRWIENIWGSNSVRYAVKSSIGRSGGLVTIWDSNVFMFTQALEGKFFLAIRGSLVGYDSEIVTANIYGPHNDEKKKRFWCSLGDLLQMTNVEWILCGDFNELRNVGERLNTRYNAKRASVFNEFINDNGLIEISLVGKRFTRISDDDTQFSKLDRFLVRIRFFSYGTISRLFH; encoded by the coding sequence ATGAAGATATTATCAATCAACATTCGTGGTCTTAAAAAAGAGGGGAAGGTTGCGTGGGCTAGGGAATTAATTTCAAAAACAAATCCGGTGATAACAGTTTTACAAGAAACTATGTGTAGAAAAGTCAGTGATCGATGGATAGAAAATATTTGGGGTTCGAATAGTGTTAGATATGCAGTTAAAAGTTCTATAGGTAGGTCAGGAGGTCTTGTCACAATTTGGGATAGTAATGTTTTTATGTTTACTCAAGCGTTAGAAGGCAAGTTCTTTTTGGCTATTAGAGGTTCACTAGTAGGGTATGATTCGGAGATTGTTACAGCTAATATTTATGGTCCGCATAATGATGAGAAAAAGAAAAGATTTTGGTGTAGTTTAGGTGACTTGCTTCAAATGACGAATGTAGAATGGATTCTTTGCGGAGATTTTAACGAGCTTAGAAATGTAGGAGAAAGATTAAACACGAGATATAATGCGAAAAGAGCTTCGGTTTTCAATGAGTTTATAAACGATAATGGATTGATTGAAATTTCTTTAGTTGGCAAGAGGTTTACTAGAATAAGCGACGACGACACTCAATTTAGCAAGCTCGATAGATTTTTGGTTCGAATTCGATTTTTCTCTTATGGGACAATCTCGCGGTTATTCCACTAG
- the LOC139888476 gene encoding uncharacterized protein: MKILSINIRGLKKEGKVAWARELISKTNPVITVLQETMCRKVSDRWIENILGSNSVRYAVKSSIGWSGGLVTIWDSNVFMFTQALEGKFFLAIRGSLVGYDSEIVTVNIYGPHNDEKKKRFWCSLGDLLQMTNVEGFFAEILTRFGPKPVRIFDSWLDEDVAENIIIEAWNKPVKSRQMDTIFRLKLKNVKDSLKSWSKQSFGKIDEELSKLRDESLYWENKAEARILDDQERSFECSKISEIDAGSLEKPFSEEEVWGAIKNYSATKAPGPDGFNFNFYKSFWWLIKDDLMKALHCYYKIIAKILSIRLKGVIEKVIGWEQSAYVKGWSILDSILIANELVEDVRKRKVKCCIFKADIEKAFDSVNWKFLMDT, encoded by the exons ATGAAGATATTATCAATCAACATTCGTGGTCTTAAAAAAGAGGGGAAGGTTGCGTGGGCTAGGGAATTAATTTCAAAAACAAATCCGGTGATAACAGTTTTACAAGAAACTATGTGTAGAAAAGTCAGTGATCGATGGATAGAAAATATTTTGGGTTCGAATAGTGTTAGATATGCAGTTAAAAGTTCTATAGGTTGGTCAGGAGGTCTTGTCACAATTTGGGATAGTAATGTTTTTATGTTTACTCAAGCGTTAGAAGGCAAGTTCTTTTTGGCTATTAGAGGTTCACTAGTAGGGTATGATTCGGAGATTGTTACAGTTAATATTTATGGTCCGCATAATGATGAGAAAAAGAAAAGATTTTGGTGTAGTTTAGGTGACTTGCTTCAAATGACGAATGTAGAAGGATTCTTTGCGGAGATTTTAACGAG ATTTGGTCCTAAACCGGTTAGAATTTTTGATTCATGGTTAGATGAAGATGTGGCCGAAAACATTATCATTGAAGCATGGAACAAACCGGTGAAGAGTCGTCAAATGGATACAATCTTTCGGTTAAAATTGAAAAATGTCAAAGATAGCCTTAAATCATGGAGTAAACAATCATTTGggaaaattgatgaagagttgagCAAATTAAGGGATGAATCATTGTATTGGGAAAACAAAGCCGAGGCAAGAATTCTAGATGATCAAGAAAGAA GCTTTGAATGTTCGAAAATTTCTGAGATAGATGCAGGCTCACTTGAAAAACCGTTTAGCGAAGAAGAAGTGTGGGGAGCCATCAAAAATTATAGTGCAACAAAGGCGCCGGGTCCTGACGGGTtcaattttaatttttacaaaagtTTTTGGTGGTTGATTAAAGATGACCTTATGAAAGCTTTGCATTG CTATTACAAAATCATTGCAAAAATTCTTTCGATAAGACTTAAAGGCGTGATTGAGAAAGTTATTGGATGGGAACAAAGTGCGTATGTCAAGGGATGGTCTATACTTGATAGCATTTTAATCGCAAATGAACTAGTTGAAGATGTTAGAAAAAGAAAAGTGAAGTGTTGCATTTTCAAAGCGGATATAGAGAAAGCTTTCGATAGTGTTAATTGGAAGTTTCTAATGGACACATGA